The following is a genomic window from Procambarus clarkii isolate CNS0578487 chromosome 52, FALCON_Pclarkii_2.0, whole genome shotgun sequence.
TGCACCCGTCGGCCGCCAGAGCCCTTCGGGAGAAGATCAACAGTGACGCCTTTTTTCACGAGGGTGAGGAAgggaaaggaattatcaggggaaacctTACAAACTAACTTAATACTAACTAGGTACGCAACTTATTAACTTGAGTAACTTAGGGAACAGTATGGTAGGAGGTATTCGATTTTTCAAGATTTGTagatatatttactatttgtgtctgcataatagagctattagctcttcggcctagcctttctaaccaatctattttcctctattatatctattacGTATATTTCACTCTAACACATACGGGAGCCGTGGCTGAATgaacagcgcttgggactcgtaaccccagggtccgggttcgatcatgATGGGCGAagagcaatgggcagagtttctttcaccctgatgcccctgttacctagcactaaataggtacctgggagttagacagctgttatgggctgcttcctgggaagcgTATGTGTGTAAGGGAAAAATCTTAGTAataacagttgagagacgggccgaaagagcagagctcaacccccgcaagcacaactaggtaaatacaacttggtgaatacacgtCCCCATTAAGTAGCCCGtatcagctatctaactcccaggtacctatttactgctaggaaatcaggtgcatcagggtgaaagaaactaggcccatttgtttccgcttcggcagggaatcgatccccggacccctaggactacgaattctgagcgctgtccactcagccgttaggggcccccccccccacacaggccaggtcaggcctgtgtgtgtgtgtttgatgttgCTCTCAGCAGGCACTAACACactccactacacacactacaacacatctcTCCAACCTCCCTAAAGCGATCTAATCTTGCAAGTATCTGGTGTGTACTctgctcttctttcctctcttactaatacatatgtatatatatatatatatatatatatatatatatatatatatatatatatatatatatatatatatatacaggagagAGTTTTGTCTTAGTCTACTGGACGTTAGTGGAATATTTTACTTACAATAATGTAATGTGTGAATGATTGCGTGAATTATTATTTAATATCGTTAATTACTACTTAAGATTGGCAGTAGTGAGGAAAAATTCGCTTATTTCTGTAAAGTGAGGTGGATAAGTTGGTGTtggatcaatatatatatatatatatatatatatatatatatatatatatatatatatatatatatatatatatatatatatataaatacctaTCAAAAGTAATGAATTATGTATTATATTGAACATAATTTTTGTTAATCCTAGTTTTACATGAGCAAGGCAGAATTTAGCAAAAATAGGCATATACAGTTTTTGGCTAAAAAAGTATATTAAAACATCCAtcaatacataaaaaaaaaacatttatctACAGTTTAGCATTACAGGAAAATCGTTTTCTAGACAACACAAACTGTATATGTAGACTTTTGACATGTCCTACATAACACCAGATTGGTCAACTCAATAACCTTATTCAAATAATTTATAAATATCTCAAAGATAACTCTTCCTGGTGACTGTGATTTATTTGTGCCAACAGGATGGGGAATGACCGAGGTGCTAATTGCTTCGCTAGTACCAAATAGGCTGGAGAAAATAGGCACGATTGGCAAGCTCTTGCCAGACGTGACAGCCAAGGTGGTGAGCTTGACCACCGGGGAGGCGCTCCCAGCTCACCAGGATGGTGAAATTTGTATCAAGACTCCTTCAGTAAGTGACACTCCCTCGAGTATGAGCTTCCACATCAACTGTTGCAACACAGGAGATACTTTTCCTGACACTTTATGACACTACAACACAATACCATCTCCTCGATACGCTGTAAATGCAATAATTAATGTCACcgattttaattaaaaaaaaactttataAGAATACACAATTCATCCTTTTGAATTATTAAACAACTGTGGCTTCTGTGGCAGCCAACTTCCACTACGGAAGTGACTACGGCGAGCCATGCTTGAGGACTTCCCAGACCGGGGTTTCTCAACCATTTAACGTGACCAATTACGAAACCTGTTTTTTCCTCCatgatggcggctttgtttacatttaattcATCAATTTACGAGCTCGAAAATGTCATTATTGTTATAGACAACTTCGTAGCGCTTCCAAAGATCGTCAACTATTGAATGAGCACCATTCATCAAGCACCTACAAACTAGGTGCTTGATGAATGCCCACCGAAAAGCACACAGGAACTGTTCCTGTATATGGCATACTAATACCTCGTTTGGGTGCAGCCTGTTACGATGTGGACAATGCCAGCTTAATTAGCAGCTTAAAAGACCCTGGCGGCGGTAATAGGCAATATAGCTCAGGTAATAAACAAAGTCCAATATACTTGTTTACAGTATGTCACGGTTAccacacactttgtgagagctGAGAGAGAAGAGTGAAGGGAGAGCCTTCTGGTTTTCTATCAGCAAAACCTCATTAATCCGGTAACTGTAGATTGGACGGGGTTTTGTTCAGCTGGTTCCCTTGGAATAGACAGAAAGAAGTCTATTGTTTACACGCTGTACTGTGGACCCCTCGACAGATGATGTCCGGTTACCACAACAACCCGAAGGCGACGGCTGAGACCATAGACAGTGAGGGATGGCTCCATACCGGCGACGTTGGCCACTACGACGAGGAGGGCTTCTTCAAGATCGTCGACCGCACCAAGGAACTCATCAAGGTCAAGGCCTTCCAGGTAAtatctgagggagggagggagggagggagggagagagagagagagagagagagagagagagagagagagagagagagagagagagagagagagagagagagagagagagagagagacagagcgacagagagagagagagagagagagagagagagagagagagagagagagagagagagagagagagagagagagagagacagagagagagagagagagagagacagagagagagagagagagacagaaagacatcgTGCATACAATGAggaacagaacacacacacacacacacacacacacacacacacacattggtttCCTGTGAACATGtaatgtgtgtgttctcaccacaaatgggtgagtacacacacacacacacattaaacctCCACAACAAACCAATGGATCAAGAGGCCATGGATGGGAGCGTGAGCAACAAATGACCCAGAGAGAAGTTAAAAAGTTTATCTGACGTAAAAGTTGAACAGTGAAACAAAGAAAACGATCAGTATGAAGaagggatctctattttgatttcaAAAGCGGAtgaaataagaaaaaaataggtcaggagtcatcaGGCACCCGGAGGCTTGAAAGACGGGGTCCAaatagctagagctcgatcctgaaGGCACGCATAGGTGAATGCACACGCGCACAAATTCACTACTCTACAGATGGAACTGTAATAACATATGTTGTCCACATACACTAGAGTACCGTCTAAGACCTGAGACAACTATGCAACCCTCTACGGGAGCCCGGCTCTGTAAACAcatctaacccaacccaacccaactcaACCTAGGCATTTTTCCCCGCGCCCGCAGGTATCCCCGTCGGAGCTGGAGGACGTGATCCGGCAGCATCCGGACGTGCTGGACGTGGGCGTGGTGGGCGTGCAGCACGACAGGCTGGGGGAGGCGCCCAGGGCCTTCGTCGTCGCTAAGGACAACTTGAAGCCAGACGACATCCACAGGTATGGTGGggcagggaggtggtggggggacaTCCACAGGTATGgtggggcagggagggtggtggggggacaTCCACAGGTATGGTGGggcagggaggtggtggggggacaTCCACAGGTATGGTGGggcagggaggtggtggggggacaTCCACAGGTATGgtggggcagggagggtggtggggggacaTCCACAGGTATGGTGGggcagggaggtggtggggggacaTCCACAGGTATGGTGGggcagagaggtggtggggggACATCCACAGGTATGGTGGggcagggaggtggtggggggacaTCCACAGGTATGGTGGGGCAGAGAGGTGGTGGAGGGACATCCACAGGTATGGTGGggcagggaggtggtgggggacaTCCACAGGTATGGTGGggcagggaggtggtggggggacaTCCACAGGTATGGTGGggcagggaggtggtggggggacaTCCACAGGTATGGTGGggcagggaggtggtggggggacaTCCACAGGTATGGTGGggcagggaggtggtggggggacaTCCACAGGTATGGTGGggcagggaggtggtgggggacaTCCACAGcatggtggggagaagggagggtggtgtgggggggggacatccacgggtgtggtgtaggtgtaggaTGTCCCAGTATATGTGTGCGCTACACGACACGAGAAATTGGATAAGACGAGACCTTATCATACAGTGACGATGGTTTAATTATCACATACCTTAGAATCTTagacaaacatcctaatatcaccAAGAGGTGAGAGAGGGTTCTTAAGACTTCCACCACACTAGTTACTGACCAACCCGCAAGTAACTCAGTGCATATACACTGAGAGCTACACCTCAGAGTATGTTGTGTCTGCCTTACGATGACCAGATGTCGTCCTGGGCATAAGTTTTCATCGTATGAAACATTAATCAAATGTCACGAACTGAAGGACTGCCGTTACAAACATCCTGTAATATACATTTCTTATTTTGCGGGACACAAATCAGGGAGTTTTACAACGTATCCGGTTACTGGTTGGGTGTTAGGCGGTCACCTTGGTGTAGAGTATAGACGGAATAGTCCTTTGTCGACACCAGTACTTGCTGTACTGCGGCTCCCTCAGCAGAGTGTAACTTGCTGCCACAAGCACCAACGATCACGGCCCCAGAGTCCATGACTGTCACCGCCCCCAACCGCTTCTCCAGTTTCATGGAAACTTTACCAAATAATTCACATATAAACAGAAGAATTGCTCAAGTCCTCTTGCCTCAtgtgagacagcttctatttactTCCACGCAATCACTTGGACTGGATGGCAGAGCGACGGACTCGCTTAGTGCAGGGTTAGCGTTGGAGCCCCGAGAGTGTAAGTGGTCTTCACGCTTCCTTCACTCCCTACTCGTGTTCCAGCGCCACCTCCTCACAGCccctccaagtgttatatagtcgtacttGCTTCAAACTTTCTCATGACATTTACCTACCCTTACTATCTATGTATTTCTAACTACACCCACTGATATATTTATCATAAATACTCTTTGAACCAACCCAGTGATCCCATGGCAATTATGTCACTATAAATCAACACAATAGGAACTGCCTCCCATGGGCCAATAGTCCTCCTGCAGTTTCCTCTAAACTTATATACTTAGTACTGTTCCTCTTCACTTAGGTTGGCCAGCAGTGTGAAGCAATGTCCTTAGTTTAGTATTCCTCGACTAGCTCCATGTTTTCCCACATTCCTccatgtttctgtgagtgctgttTGTAATACGAAATTGAAatagaaataagtttattgaggtaaaatacacacaaagggatgaggtagctcaagctattctcaccccgttcagtacaacgtgttaatatatacatagacacacattacGAAAGTCATGCGCTAGAGATCCTTGTCAGGTCACCTTCTGGTGAGGGAGATGAGAGGATTATCCAGTTTATACATAAGCTAGGTCGGTCACGTGTTGGTTTCAGGAGtaacacacgggagacatctcccgtcacgcatggtgcagtcgcacctccacagatctccagtatcagctcttgatactggtaatggctcaaaagggccaccacttacgggctattcatgcccgtgccacctcttgggtggcttaatcttcatcaatcaatcaatcgtgttGGTTAATATTTTCATAAAATGTCATTTTATAGGTTCTTGGAGTCCCGCGTGGCTGAACACAAGAGGCTGGCCGGGGGCGTTAACTTCGTGGAGGCTCTTCCCAAGAACTCAACAGGGAAACTGCTCAGGAAGGAACTGGCGAAGATGTCCGCCGACTGCTGAGGAAGTTTCCTCCTGAAGTCAAGTTGGCTGAGCCAACTGAGTAAGTCTCGTACTGAAGCCTAGGGCGAGGCTTCTGAGGCCTTGTCTTGTTATCAAGGTCGAGCCTTGGCTTAGGCTAATGAGGAATTCAACTCGGTCGGTCGAAGAAATAGCTCGATCGATAGAGCTTCGACCTCACACATGTGAAGTCCACGGTTCGAGtttcctacagcccaggtgaatggaggaATTCGACGATTGGTTGAGGCCACTGGAAAACTCACCATGAAGCCAAAGTtaacatattaatatatatagttAACAATTATATATCTCATTAAATgaattaaaattactaaaatgcTTTTAGCTAATCCTGCGCTGTATTTCTTGTGTCTCAGCACTGACGACGGAGCTACGACTTCCAAACATCTGATATTTTAAATAAAGTGAAGATGAGAATCATTTCACTTATCCTTCATTTCACTAAATGAAACTAAAATTCATTTCATTAAAATACATTTCAAATTTCATTATCGACACACTGACACTGTTTCATTAAAATACATTTCACTAAATTCACTTAtccttcatttaattttttatccAATCATTTCACTAAACCTTCCATCATACTtagtaaaatattatattattaatatgtcgacatatattttataattattatatatttatggtATGAGGAACAACAAGGTGccgatttgttgctcgacttgtatTAAAGTCGAATATAATGAGGTTTGATCCGACTCGATGATGTCCATATAACCCCCATTACGTGATTCTCTGCTCTACTGGCCGGGAGAAGTGGCCTGACATCACTGCTTCGCGCGCCTCTCTGCTCTACTGGCCGGGAGAAGTGGCCTGACATCACTGCTTCGCGCGCCTCTCTGCTCTACTGGTTAAGAGAGCTGTCAGATTAGTGGCAGCCTTGAGGCGTAAGTCACCGAGGAGCACACGAACACGGCGAGGCATGGCCGTGCCCTCGCCTTCACGCCATGGTCAAGGTCTAAACAACAGCGAGGGACCATTAGTCTAAGAGCGTTGAGAAGGCGggggccaggagcctagctcgaccctgcacgcacatctaggtgaggacagacaccggtcggccgagcggacagcacgctggacttgtgaccctgtggtcctgggttcgatccctggcgccggcgagaaacaatgggcagagtttctttcaccctatgcccctgttacctagcaataaaataggtacctgggtgttagtcagctgtcacgggctgcttcctgggggtggaggcctggtcaaggaccgggccgcggggacactaaaagccccgaaatcattttaaGATAACCTTCAAGATAACGAACCAGGAGCAAGTAacataatagtagtagtaggcatccatcagtctcaggagactatggagttgcgctctggttgtcggtctggagtggcctcaccagggcgcaaagccagggtaggttgatacagagaagctgttacccatgcagcaggtcccccctctccactataataaggggatatatatatattacaaggtGGTCTTCAAGTACACTTGGCTTCATTCTACACTCACAATTGGGGATCCTTGGTTCGATTCCCAGCGGGACAGAAACGGCTGAGTACTTTTCTTTCCAACTATTATGCCTCTATTcagctagaagtaaataggtatccgGAAATTAGGCAACTGTGGTGGGGTATCTTAGGGCGGGACAGTGGTTCGACCTTAAAGGAGACTTCGATACGAGGCTAAAGTATATATAAACACAGGCTTTCTGTCCCCGGCATAACGAACTAAAAGAAAGGTCAGTATGTCGATAAACATAGAAAACGAAGGATATTCAGCGGGGACTAGTCTAAAATAGCcgtggaaaagggggggggatCTACTGAaggtcaccctctctctctctctctctctctctctctctctctcatgactttgacggggacaggaagccgtcgCCTTATCATATTGTCACTCAGTGTTCTTCATGATTTTTTTTCTAACCGGATTTTAAACTGAAAAAGTCTGTTAACATTCACTATTCTGGAGTTATAACAAAGCAGGTGGATATCCTTCTCAACTCTGCTTCCACAGCCTATTGGTTTACCTCAGTCAAAATCAAAAGATTTAAATAAACCCTCAACAAATTTTTAACTCACTTGGAAGCCAAATAATTGTCATTCCTTTGAGACATTCAATGTTTGTATCACTGAGGATTGTGTCAGGCCGGACGACTGGACAACGAGGCCACTGATAAAGGTCTCACTATGAACCCAAGGTTGGACCTTTACTGAGACCACTTATATTATATATGTTACTCTGGGGGTGATCAAGGGCAGAGTTACTTGTATACCAAAAGATATATGCACCTTGATCAGTGTGTATGCACTGAGCTGAACTGTCTCAGTATTAAGTCTATAGCCACTACAAATTACATAAATATAAGaaacttattatatttatataaattatacataTAAGAAACTTAatccatttcatacattttacttaAGCTCACATGTGCACATATACTACTGAAGGTTGGTGGCAGGAGCCTTGACCAAGAGGATGAAATTATACTTCATAAAAATAGCTGATCTTTTTACTAACAGAAGAACATGCACATTACTGGAGCTCTTAGTTATTGCTAACTGCAGAAGCTCGGTAGATCTGGACGGTGCTGAGGGAGACGTGCCGCAGCTCATAGCTCTTCGTTCTTCGTTCAATTCTCCAGTTCTTCGAGTACCCGTATCCGCTGGAGTAGTTAATAATCAGCCAGAGGTTCTTAAGTAGTGTAGCTCTTCTTGAGCGGGAAGTTGTTTGAAGAAGAGCCgtaaccagcattgtaatatgggGTTCCATAGTAgccacggccaccaccaccaccaccaccaaggccgTTGCCTAGGCCTCTAAGGCCTCCGAGACCTCCAAGGGCCCCAGCAACACCAAGAGCTTTGAGGCCCCCTAGAGCCGCCAGGACCTTGAGACCCAACA
Proteins encoded in this region:
- the LOC123763788 gene encoding uncharacterized protein, with product MKVQVVMMLLALSVVASVAVAEPEAKPDFHLGLLSPGGVGGFGKQAGYGGQDDIGSLLGLKVLAALGGLKALGVAGALGGLGGLRGLGNGLGGGGGGGRGYYGTPYYNAGYGSSSNNFPLKKSYTT